A region from the Vicia villosa cultivar HV-30 ecotype Madison, WI linkage group LG3, Vvil1.0, whole genome shotgun sequence genome encodes:
- the LOC131661283 gene encoding protein phosphatase 2C 57 — MALSTPPQIQRFLLTKLHKRSSTTSSKSNNHHKNRTINIFSAITNNRRSRCYSAIAIDAPSSLTDSPPIRWGSVSLQGPREEMEDDIVLRPGSLQGFSFAAVFDGHGGFASVQFLRDELYKECYEALQGGLLLLGKDFKAVEEAIKQAFAKADTSLLKWLEMKGEEEDESGATATAIFLGDNKLLISHIGDSSVVLCRSGKPELLTSPHRPYGSNKASLQEIKRIREAGGWIVNGRICGDIAVSRAFGDIRFKTKKNEMLRKGVREGRWTEKFISRVQFNDDLVVARPDIYQVALGSDAEFIVLASDGLWDYMSSSDAVSFVREQLRKHGNTQLACESLAQVVLDQRTQDNVSIIIADLGKTDWKNVPLQKQNVIVELVQAVATVGIVSIGIWFSSQLSL, encoded by the exons ATGGCGTTATCAACTCCTCCACAAATTCAAAGATTCCTCTTAACCAAACTCCATAAACgctcctccaccacctcttccaaATCCAACAACCATCAcaaaaatagaaccataaacatcTTCAGTGCCATTACCAACAACCGAAGAAGCCGGTGCTACTCCGCCATAGCCATTGATGCACCTTCCTCTTTGACGGACTCTCCTCCTATTAGATGGGGATCCGTTTCCTTGCAAGGTCCCCGCGAAGAAATGGAAGATGATATTGTTCTTCGACCGGGTAGTCTCCAAGGTTTTTCTTTCGCTGCTGTGTTTGATGGCCATGGAGGGTTTGCTTCTGTCCAGTTTCTCAG GGATGAACTATACAAGGAGTGTTATGAAGCTCTACAAGGTGGGTTACTATTGCTTGGGAAAGATTTCAAAGCTGTTGAAGAAGCAATAAAACAGGCATTTGCAAAGGCGGATACAAGTTTGTTAAAATG GCTTGAAATGAAAGGGGAGGAGGAGGATGAATCAGGTGCTACAGCAACTGCCATATTTCTTGGGGATAATAAGCTGCTAATTTCACATATTGGCGACTCATCTGTG GTTTTATGCAGATCTGGAAAACCAGAATTGCTGACTAGTCCTCACCGTCCCTATGGGAGCAACAAGGCTTCTCTTCAAGAAATCAAAAGAATCAGAGAAGCAGGTGGATGG ATTGTCAATGGAAGGATTTGTGGAGATATTGCTGTATCTCGTGCTTTTGGGGACATTCGATTCAAAACGAAGAAGAATGA GATGCTAAGAAAAGGAGTTCGGGAAGGAAGATGGACAGAAAAGTTCATTTCTCG TGTACAATTCAACGACGACTTGGTTGTTGCACGCCCTGATATTTATCAAGTAGCTCTTGGCTCAGATGCAGAATTTATAGTCTTAGCATCCGATGGCTTATGGGATTACATGAGCAG CTCTGATGCAGTTTCTTTTGTGAGGGAGCAACTACGAAAACATGGAAACACACAG CTAGCTTGTGAATCCCTTGCACAAGTTGTTTTG GACCAACGTACACAGGATAATGTCAGCATTATAATTGCCGATCTAGG GAAGACAGATTGGAAGAATGTGCCACTGCAGAAACAGAATGTCATAGTTGAGCTTGTCCAAGCCGTCGCCACGGTTGGAATTGTGTCTATTGGAATCTGGTTTTCATCACAGCTTTCTTTATAG
- the LOC131657990 gene encoding uncharacterized protein LOC131657990, translating into MGHLIASAYDIVCIDLTRYGFSETFFPLRTTPHTNPIDRIICVGWLAKSRHFVQVYLKLGCPIPHTSQEWALYHTKVVDTWLNRFVDRIYDFESLNNTEKESNAEKSRLEPPIDLAGDSPFDVFI; encoded by the coding sequence ATGGGGCATCTTATTGCATCCGCATATGACATCGTATGCATAGACTTGACGCGTTACGGTTTTTCGGAAACCTTTTTTCCGCTCCGTACGACACCTCATACAAATCCTATTGATCGTATTATATGTGTTGGATGGCTCGCCAAATCGCGtcattttgtacaagtttacttgaaactGGGATGCCCCATACCACATACTTCACAAGAATGGGCACTTTATCACACCAAAGTTGTCGATACGTGGCTGAACCGTTTTGTGGATAGGATCTACGATTTTGAAAGTTTGAACAACACCGAGAAGGAATCAAATGCCGAAAAGTCAAGATTAGAACCTCCAATAGATTTAGCTGGCGATAGCCCTTTTGATGTATTTATAtag
- the LOC131661282 gene encoding importin subunit beta-1-like, whose protein sequence is MSMEVTQALLNAQSIDGTVRKLAEESLRQFQEQNLPGFLVSLSGELANEEKPVDSRKLAGLILKNALDAKDENRKRELVQRWLSLETAAKAQVKACLLQTLSSLVVDARSTATQVVAKIAGIELPHKQWPELIGSLLSNIHQVPAHVKQATLETLGYLCEEVSHEVVEQDQVNKILTAVVQGMNSSEKNNDVRLAATRALYNALGFAQANFSNDMEREYIMRVVCETTMSPEVKIRQAAFECLVSIAAMYYVKLSPYIQDIYNITAKAVRGDEEPVALQAIEFWSTVCDEETDILEEYVGDTTGDSDLPCFYFIKQALPALIPLLLETLLKQEEDQDLDEGAWNIAMAGGTCLGLVARTTGDDIVPLVMPFIEENITKPDWRQREAATYAFGSILEGPSPDKLIPLVNHALPFMLSALVKDPSNHVKDTTAWTLGRMFEFLHSSIIGTPIINEGNAQQIITVLLQSMKDVPNVAEKACGALYFLAQGYEDVGQTSPITPFFQEIVQALLTVTHREDATESRLRASAYETLNEVVRCSTDETAPLVLQLVSVIMMELHKCLEAQNLSSDEREKQSELIGLLCGCLQVIIQKLGSSEPTKYVFLQYADQIMGLFIRVFACRNATAHEEAMLAIGALAYAIGPDFAKYLPEFYQFLEMDLQNFEEYQVCAVTVGVVGDICRALEDKILPYCDGIMTQLLRNLSSDNLHRSVKPPLFSCIGDIALAIGDNFNKYLMYAMNTLQIAAEAYAHTSAFDLEMTEYINSLRNGILEAYSGIFQGFKNSSKTQLLIPYAPHILQFLDSIYMEKDMDDVVMKTAIGVLGDLADTLGSNAGSLIQQSLSSRDFLNECLTSDDHMIKESAEWAKLAINRAISV, encoded by the exons ATGTCGATGGAAGTTACTCAGGCACTTTTGAATGCTCAATCAATTGATGGAACTGTACGTAAGCTCGCTGAAGAAAGTCTGCGGCAATTTCAGGAGCAAAACCTTCCTGGTTTCTTGGTCTCTCTTTCTGGAGAGTTAGCAAATGAAGAAAAACCAGTTGATAGTCGCAAGTTGGCAGGTTTGATACTTAAAAATGCATTGGACGCCAAGGATGAAAACAGAAAACGGGAATTGGTTCAGAGATGGTTGTCATTGGAGACCGCAGCAAAGGCCCAGGTTAAGGCATGCTTGCTACAAACACTCTCTTCTCTTGTAGTTGACGCTCGGTCGACGGCAACTCAAGTTGTTGCTAAAATTGCTGGTATTGAGCTTCCACATAAACAGTGGCCTGAGCTGATAGGATCACTTTTATCAAATATTCATCAAGTTCCTGCTCATGTCAAGCAAGCAACTTTGGAGACTCTGGGGTATTTGTGTGAGGAAGTATCTCACGAGGTTGTTGAACAAGACCAAGTAAATAAAATTCTTACTGCTGTAGTTCAAGGTATGAATTCATCTGAAAAGAACAATGATGTCAGACTTGCTGCTACTAGGGCATTGTATAATGCTCTTGGATTTGCACAGGCCAATTTTAGCAATGATATGGAGCGTGAATATATCATGAGAGTTGTTTGTGAGACAACTATGTCTCCTGAAGTGAAAATACGACAGGCAGCTTTTGAATGTTTGGTCTCAATTGCTGCCATGTATTATGTAAAATTGTCTCCTTACATTCAGGATATATATAACATCACAGCAAAGGCTGTTAGGGGTGATGAGGAGCCTGTTGCTCTCCAGGCCATTGAATTCTGGAGTACGGTTTGTGATGAGGAGACTGATATCTTGGAAGAATATGTTGGCGACACCACTGGGGATTCTGATTTACcttgtttttatttcattaagcAAGCCCTTCCTGCACTCATCCCTCTGCTGTTGGAAACATTACTCAAACAAGAAGAGGATCAAGATCTGGATGAAGGTGCATGGAATATTGCAATGGCAGGTGGTACATGCCTTGGTTTAGTTGCTCGAACAACGGGAGATGATATTGTGCCTCTGGTAATGCCCTTCATCGAGGAGAATATTACCAAACCTGATTGGAGACAGAGGGAAGCAGCCACATATGCGTTTGGCTCTATCTTGGAGGGCCCTTCTCCAGACAAACTCATACCCCTTGTCAATCATGCTTTACCTTTTATGCTCAGTGCTTTAGTGAAAGATCCGAGCAACCATGTTAAAGACACCACTGCTTGGACTTTGGGGCGAATGTTTGAATTTCTTCACAGTTCAATTATTGGCACACCAATTATtaatgagggaaatgcccaacaGATTATTACAGTTCTCCTTCAAAGCATGAAGGATGTCCCTAATGTTGCTGAGAAAGCCTGTGGAGCCCTGTATTTTCTTGCCCAGGGTTACGAGGATGTGGGACAAACATCTCCCATTACTCCCTTTTTCCAGGAAATTGTTCAAGCGCTTCTCACTGTTACCCATAGAGAGGATGCTACAGAATCACGATTAAGAGCGTCAGCATACGAAACATTGAATGAAGTAGTAAGGTGTTCAACAGATGAAACAGCTCCTTTGGTTTTACAACTAGTTTCTGTCATCATGATGGAGCTACACAAATGTCTTGAAGCACAAAATCTTTCatctgatgaaagagaaaaacagAGTGAACTTATAGGCCTTCTTTGTGGATGCTTGCAAGTGATTATTCAGAAGCTAGGGTCTTCAGAACCTACCAAATATGTTTTCTTGCAGTATGCTGATCAGATAATGGGACTATTCATCAGGGTTTTTGCTTGTAGAAATGCCACTGCACATGAGGAGGCCATGCTAGCTATTGGAGCCCTTGCCTATGCAATAGGCCCTGATTTTGCTAAATACCTGCCAGAATTTTACCAGTTTCTGGAGATGGACCTTCAGAATTTCGAGGAGTACCAAGTTTGTGCTGTAACTGTTGGTGTAGTAGGCGACATATGCAGGGCATTGGAGGATAAAATACTGCCTTACTGTGATGGGATTATGACACAACTTCTCAGAAATTTGTCTAGTGATAACTTGCACCGTTCTGTAAAGCCGCCATTATTTTCATGCATTGGTGATATAGCACTTGCTATAGGAGACAACTTCAATAAGTACTTAATGTATGCAATGAACACACTACAAATTGCTGCAGAGGCTTATGCCCACACATCTGCCTTTGACTTGGAAATGACAGAGTACATTAACTCTCTGAGAAATGGGATATTAGAGGCATATTCTGGGATCTTCCAAGGTTTTAAGAATTCATCGAAAACCCAGCTCTTGATTCCCTATGCTCCCCACATCCTCCAGTTCTTGGATAGCATATACATGGAAAAAGACAT GGATGATGTGGTTATGAAAACTGCCATTGGAGTCCTTGGAGATCTAGCTGATACACTTGGAAGCAATGCTGGTTCTTTAATTCAACAATCTTTGTCAAGCAGGGATTTCTTAAATGAATGTTTGACCTCGGATGACCATATGATTAAAGAATCTGCTGAATGGGCCAAGTTGGCTATCAATCGTGCTATATCTGTTTGA
- the LOC131655622 gene encoding uncharacterized protein LOC131655622: MEHKIKIFLLVILLVLIPFPLSSGLADQGFRENMLPTHHFFHKDGIKTNSRKLLSHDFVLDYDEAGPNPKHSKKPGNGKGP, translated from the exons ATGGaacataaaatcaaaattttccTTTTAGTTATACTCTTGGTCTTAATTCCTTTTCCTTTATCTTCTG ggTTAGCTGATCAAGGATTCAGAGAAAATATGCTTCCAACTCATCACTTTTTTCACAAG GATGGTATAAAGACAAACTCAAGGAAGCTATTGTCCCATGATTTTGTGTTGGATTATGATGAAGCAGGACCCAACCCAAAGCATTCAAAGAAACCTGGCAATGGCAAGGGTCCTTAA